CCGAAACTTAAAACGCCAGGGATGAGATCATTACCGTACTGGTACGGAAAATACCAAAACCGAAAATGAGTAAAAATGCAAACGGAATGCTGTACCGATTATGGCGGTACGGTACCGGTAGTGTAAAATTACTGAAATATATGGAAACTGACTAGTGCCGAATATGAAAACACTGAGATGAGATCGGTACGGAAATTCCGAAAAAATGAGTAAAAACGCAAAATACCATACCGATTATGGCGGTATGGTACCGGTAGTGCTAAATTACCGAGAAATACGGAAACTGGCTAGTGTCGAAATGGTAAACCATAAAATTGAATACTGGTACTGATGTTGTTTGGTCGGTGTTGGTTTGGTATGTGGTATCGGGACGGTACTGGTACTTGGTAAAAAATGGTCATCCCTATGTTTTTTTACTCATGAACATGATATGTATGCAACTATGGAATGTATGATGAAGGTCTTTCTTTCTAATTACAATGATGTATTTGCAGGATGTTTCTTTTAGGAAAAGCATTCAACTGGCCTTTTAAACACTAGGGTAGTAGTGTTGATCGTACCTTATTTAACTAAACTAGATTGTTATGCCTCAATTTGGTGTAGAAATGTAGCTGTAGTTTAATAATTGTTAATTTGAGtacttaaagtgtttaaatgtTACTAACAGTTTAGAAATTGGAACTATTCTCTCTTAAACATGATGTGTACTCAATTGTATTTGCAGGATATAACTTTTAGCAAAAGCATTAAACTGGCTTTTCAAACACTAGGGGTAGTTTTTGGGGATGTTGGAACAAGTCCACTATATACTTTCAATGTGATGTTCAATAAGGCTCCAATTGAGGGGAATGAAGATATTATTGGTGCTCTATCTCTCGTTATATATACACTCATTTTGATTCCACTGATCAAGTATGCCCTCATAGTTCTTTTGGCAAATGACGACGGTGAAGGTAAGTTTTAATGTTAGTTCGTTTATACGTTGCGTCTGTCCCTGCAAAAAGATGGCCGTTTAACTTAGACGGTGTTTGGTTTTATCATTTATGGTATGTATGCTGCAGGTGGTACATTTGCTTTATACTCACTTATATGTAGGCATGCTAAGGTTAGTCTACTCCCAAATCAGCTTGCTTCTGATACACGTATATCAAGCTTCAAGTTGAAGGTTCCATCTGCAGAACTTGAGAGGTCGTTGAGAATAAAGGAGCGTCTTGAAGCTTCTTTAGGGCTGAAAAAGCTTCTTTTGATGTTGGTCCTTGCTGGTACTTCCATGGTGATAGCTGACGGGGTTGTTACGCCTGCAATGTCAGGTTTCTAGTAATTTCCTTAATTCGTTCGCCCTAccttttgttgattttgataCACATAATGTTAAACGATATCAAGGGTATGTTGTTTTTGTTGCGGAATTTTCGAGAGGAATTCAATGTTATCTAATTATTTTGGTTGTACAGTCATGTCCGCCGTTCGTGGTCTCAAGCTTGGAGTTCCTATGGTTGAGGAAGGTGATATGAAACTAAAACTAATCCTTGTTAGCCCAATAATAAATAGTTGAGTAAAATGCCaatttcgtccctgaggtttgacggTTTGGCGACtttcgttcaaaggtttgttttccgcatctggatccaaaaggtttgaaatcttgccatttttatCTAGCTCGTCAACTCCATCCATTTTACATAAATTGAAAAAGACTGAAATATCCTTTAAGTTAACagaaaagacggaaatacccctgattTAACAGAGAagaatggatggagttaacgagccggacagaatgacaagatttcaaaccttttggatcctgatgcggaaaaacaaacatttggacgaaagtcgcagaactggccaaacctcaggacgaaaatggcattttacctCAAATAGTTATTTATTATGTCAAGATTCTATAGTTATGCTTTCTGATCTATATTAATGTTTGTTCACGTTCCTTTGGGTTGAGGATACCAAGATATTTTTTTGACCAGTCATTTCATATTTTCTTTTATGTGTGTAATGCAGATCATGTGGTGATGATTTCAGTTGCATATCTTATTGTTTTGTTCAGTGTACAAAGAATTGGAACAAGTAAGATTGGGCTTGCTATTGGGCCAGCCTTATTTCTATGGTTTTGCTCCCTTGGGGGAATTGGCATCTACAACCTTGTGAAACATGACAGCAGTGTATTGAAGGCGTTTAATCCTGTTCACATTTATTACTATTTCAAGAGGGACTCAGCTAAGGCATTGTATTCTCTGGGAGGATGTCTTCTGTGTGCAACCGGTAAGCGCTTATGCTAAATGTTTTAACATTAGCTCATCACGTGTCTTATATGCAAATAATAATGCAGATAAGTTTGTACAAAACAAATGTATAAAGCATAACACCAAATTTCAAATAAAACCTCTGAATACACTCTGTGCTCCACAGTTATAATTTTGTAGTTATACCGTATAAGATTGTAAAACAAAATATCTCATGTTCTatacaaaaatatgttttacattGTAATTTTTGTAGCGCTTACAAGAGCAATATAAAGTTGAGTCtgatttttttatgattttatttCTCTTTCAACTCACGAATAGgctgaaacttttttttttttaattcttttatccTTTATTCCTTTCTTTTCACTTCTTCTCTTATTATTAATTGAAAAGATAAATTCAAGGCAAGGCAAGCAACTGAGATGAATAACTGCAGTTAGCTACTTAGCTTTAAGCTGGTTTATGTAACTATTATTAAAGCCTTTATTTCTTTTCTGCTGGTATACTTCAGGTTCAGAAGCAATGTTTGCAGATCTTTGCTATTTTTCTGTAGGAGCTATCCAGGTATTGCAAATATTTTCTTTCAATGCAAACGTTTTTTCTTTCTATTGCTTCATCTGAATTACTTTAGATGGAATCTGTATTTTGCAGCTTATTTTTGCTTTCCTTGTACTTCCGTGCCTTCTGTTGGGTTACTTGGGTCAAGCTGCCTATCTCATGAATAACAACGGTCATGCACATCAAACTTTCTTTTCTTCTATCCCAAGTGAGCCTCCTTTTTTGTTTTCGCCAGCCTGGCACACATCAACTTCATTTATTTTTCTCTTATACAGTTATACTGATTGTGTAGCCCCCTTGATTGTTAATATTAGAAACGAAATGTTAGAGGTGGCACAGCTATAAAAATTTTTAGTTAACCCGTTTGACCCGTTAGAGAGAAAACTGTTGGTGCATAACTGCATATTTGTGTGTCCGTTactgtgcgaataggctagatagattgtgtgttgtgtatgtagATAGTTAATGCATGAGTTCAGTCAACGCATGAGTGTTGCGGTTGACTTGTAGCCATACGTTGTGTGATGTACAACGTAGGAGCCATACGTATTAGAATGTCAACGCATGAGTCATGCGTTGATAGTGTGAAGTTTTAGAATGAGAGGAGATCGAACACTCTTGTTCTCTCCCTGAGCTTAAACGATATAAACTCTTTTGGTATGAATAAGTTGTGATGACTAAATGTTATGCTGCCAAAGTTTCTACCACTAATCCGTAGGATCGCGATCCGTTTCACGttttttaaacataaacataacCTCAATCAACCCATTTATAAATTAGTGAGTTGAAGTTTTCACCTCTTTAAGCTTAGCTTGCTAGAGAAAGTCATTGCTAATACTtgtaattttttttgtgtttggcTGCCTGCAGATGAAATTTTTTGGCCGATGTATCTAATTGCCAATATTGCAGCATTGATTGCTAGTAGAACAATGACAACAGCAACCTTTTCCTGTGTCAAACAGTCAATAGCACTTGGCTGTTTTCCTCGCCTTAAAATCATACATACTTCTCGCAAATTCATGGGTCAGATTTATATTCCAGTTATGAACTGGTTCCTCCTCGCCTCTGCTCTTCTTCTTGTCTGCTTTATTGCAAACACTGAAGAGATCGGAAATGCATACGGTACTCCTTCCTCTTTTTATTCTTCATTTGCAAACAATTATTTAATATCGTTAACTGTTTGTCTAATGTTGATTTGTATTTCAAATACAGGCATTGCTGAGGTTGGTGTGATGATGATGACTACTATCTTAGTAATCCTTGTAATGCTTCTTATATGGCAGACAAACATCATTCTTGTTCTGTTATTTTCCACCGTTTTTCTCGGGTTAGAGGTTATATTCTTTTCATCAGTTTTACGAGGCATTAGAGATGGAAGCTGGCTCATATTGGTGTTCGCGATGGTTGCATATTTCATCATGTACATATGGAATTACGGTAGCAAGCTCAAATATGAAACAGAAGTCAAGAAAAAGATGTCAATGGATATAATGCGCCAATTAGGTAGCAATCTTGGAACTGTTAGAGCTCCTGGCATTGGATTGCTTTACAACGAGCTGGCAAAAGGCGTGCCGACGATATTTGGACAATTTCTTGCCACTCTTCCAGCTATCCATTCGATGATTGTTTTTGTGTGCATTAAAAATGTACCTGTTCCTTTTGTGCCTCCGAGTGAGAGATTC
This is a stretch of genomic DNA from Helianthus annuus cultivar XRQ/B chromosome 16, HanXRQr2.0-SUNRISE, whole genome shotgun sequence. It encodes these proteins:
- the LOC110916532 gene encoding potassium transporter 7; the protein is MAEEGGSSKNNGGLTSVDSVDSFRWVFQDADDSDSEIDINNDVQQEDLPLRNGVESEDEDNVEYRLIRTGPRVDSLDVETLEVSGAQRIDLEDITFSKSIKLAFQTLGVVFGDVGTSPLYTFNVMFNKAPIEGNEDIIGALSLVIYTLILIPLIKYALIVLLANDDGEGGTFALYSLICRHAKVSLLPNQLASDTRISSFKLKVPSAELERSLRIKERLEASLGLKKLLLMLVLAGTSMVIADGVVTPAMSVMSAVRGLKLGVPMVEEDHVVMISVAYLIVLFSVQRIGTSKIGLAIGPALFLWFCSLGGIGIYNLVKHDSSVLKAFNPVHIYYYFKRDSAKALYSLGGCLLCATGSEAMFADLCYFSVGAIQLIFAFLVLPCLLLGYLGQAAYLMNNNGHAHQTFFSSIPNEIFWPMYLIANIAALIASRTMTTATFSCVKQSIALGCFPRLKIIHTSRKFMGQIYIPVMNWFLLASALLLVCFIANTEEIGNAYGIAEVGVMMMTTILVILVMLLIWQTNIILVLLFSTVFLGLEVIFFSSVLRGIRDGSWLILVFAMVAYFIMYIWNYGSKLKYETEVKKKMSMDIMRQLGSNLGTVRAPGIGLLYNELAKGVPTIFGQFLATLPAIHSMIVFVCIKNVPVPFVPPSERFLFRRVCPRSYHIFRCIARYGYKDVHRENHQLFEQLLIESLEKFIRREAKERSLESDGDDDTDSEDESSRVLRDLNGTVYSLGAPLLSKYKSKTTTKRPVISEASTSHEPPKDSTNPGQDKSLENELTLLHIAKESGVVYLLGHVSIRARKDSCFTKKLAINYFYAFLRKNCRRGIATLSVPHTRLLEVAITHMV